From candidate division Zixibacteria bacterium HGW-Zixibacteria-1, a single genomic window includes:
- a CDS encoding YraN family protein — protein sequence MSDLNSKNQKNNRQKGRLFEQAAEDFLVREGYSILERNWQAGHKEIDLIARRDDTIVFVEVKGSRTGQYGHPAGWVDAAKRRNLVAAAESYIADKNLTGCDFRIDIITFHDGHLEHFENAFPAEE from the coding sequence ATTTCTGATTTGAATTCTAAGAATCAAAAAAACAATCGTCAAAAAGGGCGCCTTTTCGAGCAGGCGGCCGAGGATTTTCTTGTCCGCGAAGGATACAGTATTCTCGAGCGCAACTGGCAGGCGGGGCATAAGGAGATCGACCTGATCGCCCGCCGCGATGATACTATTGTCTTTGTCGAAGTCAAAGGATCGCGCACCGGGCAGTATGGTCATCCGGCCGGATGGGTCGATGCCGCCAAACGGCGCAATCTTGTTGCCGCCGCCGAGAGCTACATCGCCGATAAAAATCTAACGGGATGCGATTTCCGCATCGATATAATCACATTTCATGATGGGCATCTCGAGCATTTCGAAAATGCCTTCCCGGCGGAAGAGTAG
- a CDS encoding ribonuclease HII — protein MSTILKVKQLSKLLPDLSRIEASLHDKGYQRIIGVDEVGRGPLAGPVVAAAVALPPGVKIDGLNDSKKLTARRREELFDEIAASGAICTIGIIDNETIDKLNILRASLLAMRKAVAAPEQTADIILVDGSFTIPNISIPQMAIIRGDSLCRSIAAASIIAKVTRDRIMDRYQERYPDFTFASHRGYPTKKHIEELHEFGPTEIHRRSYRPVMEALKQIALDF, from the coding sequence ATGTCGACAATACTTAAAGTCAAGCAGTTATCGAAATTATTGCCGGATCTTTCGCGGATCGAGGCCAGCCTGCATGATAAAGGATACCAACGGATTATAGGCGTCGATGAGGTCGGTCGCGGACCGCTGGCCGGGCCGGTTGTGGCCGCGGCGGTGGCGCTTCCGCCGGGTGTCAAAATCGACGGGCTGAATGATTCGAAAAAGCTGACGGCGCGCCGACGCGAGGAACTTTTCGATGAAATCGCCGCTTCGGGGGCGATTTGCACAATCGGCATTATCGACAACGAAACCATCGACAAGCTGAACATTCTGCGAGCATCGCTTCTGGCCATGCGCAAGGCGGTGGCGGCGCCGGAACAGACCGCGGACATTATCCTGGTTGACGGATCCTTCACCATTCCCAATATCAGCATTCCGCAGATGGCCATTATCCGCGGTGACTCGCTCTGCCGGTCGATCGCGGCGGCATCAATTATCGCCAAAGTAACGCGTGACCGGATCATGGATAGATACCAGGAGCGTTACCCCGATTTCACTTTTGCCAGTCACCGGGGCTATCCCACCAAAAAGCATATCGAGGAACTGCATGAATTCGGCCCGACCGAGATTCATCGCCGCTCATACCGTCCGGTCATGGAAGCTCTGAAGCAAATTGCTTTAGATTTCTGA